ACTGGTTATAATTATCATACTGTAGGAGTTGATTTAGCTGTTCCAACAACTCAAACTCCAGGTAGCTACACTTCTAATCTTACAATGATTGTTAGATACGAATAGTTGAAAACTTAAACAAAAAAATAGACGACAGAAAAACTCAATAGTTTTTCTGCCGTTCTTAGTAATTTTTAAACTATCTTTAAACCACTACAATCACTTAAGTCTGACTTTTCTAAATTACATTCATAAAAAACGGTATCTTTAAAGTTGCTATTATTAAACTTTGATCTCTTTA
The DNA window shown above is from Cetobacterium somerae ATCC BAA-474 and carries:
- a CDS encoding pentapeptide repeat-containing protein, yielding MFSKEIVKTNFEKCSLKRSKFNNSNFKDTVFYECNLEKSDLSDCSGLKIV